Proteins from a single region of Runella sp. SP2:
- a CDS encoding SDR family oxidoreductase — translation MKTILVTGSNGLLGQKLVELLIQQSDTKVIATARGENRLPFKEGYDYFSMDITKPEEVTSVIQKTMPDVIVHGAAMTNVDQCEFEKETCWAQNVKAVEYLVEECRKHNIFLCHVSTDFIFDGAAGPYTEEGEANPLSFYGWSKYAAEKVVQHSGIRWAIARTVLVYGIAFDMSRSNIILWVKKSLEEGKNIKVVTDQWRTPTLAEDLAMGCFLIADKEAEGVFNISGKDLLTPYEMAIMTADYFGLEKGLIAEADSSNFTQPAKRPARTGFVLDKSKEILGYNPHSFKEGIAILASQL, via the coding sequence ATGAAAACAATTCTTGTGACAGGTTCTAACGGTTTGTTGGGACAAAAATTAGTAGAGCTACTTATTCAACAGTCTGATACAAAGGTTATTGCCACGGCGCGTGGTGAAAACCGCCTTCCTTTTAAAGAAGGATATGACTATTTTTCAATGGATATTACCAAACCTGAAGAAGTAACGTCTGTCATCCAAAAAACGATGCCTGATGTAATTGTTCACGGAGCGGCGATGACCAATGTAGATCAGTGTGAATTTGAAAAAGAAACGTGTTGGGCACAAAACGTAAAAGCCGTCGAATACCTAGTTGAAGAGTGTCGTAAGCATAATATATTTCTCTGTCACGTATCGACAGACTTCATTTTTGACGGAGCAGCAGGCCCCTACACCGAAGAAGGAGAAGCCAATCCGTTGAGTTTTTACGGATGGAGCAAATACGCGGCAGAAAAGGTGGTTCAACATTCGGGTATTCGGTGGGCAATAGCTCGGACGGTATTGGTCTATGGCATTGCGTTTGATATGTCTCGTTCTAATATTATTCTTTGGGTAAAAAAATCATTGGAAGAAGGTAAGAACATCAAAGTAGTAACCGACCAGTGGCGTACGCCAACCTTAGCTGAAGACTTGGCGATGGGCTGTTTTTTAATTGCCGATAAAGAAGCCGAAGGTGTATTTAATATTTCAGGGAAGGATTTATTAACTCCTTACGAAATGGCAATAATGACTGCCGATTATTTTGGGTTAGAAAAAGGCTTAATTGCCGAAGCTGATTCTTCTAATTTTACTCAGCCTGCCAAGCGACCAGCGCGTACGGGCTTTGTTTTGGATAAATCAAAAGAAATTTTGGGGTATAATCCACATAGTTTTAAAGAAGGTATTGCAATTTTAGCATCTCAGTTGTAA